TTGAGCCGCAAGCCTTGGCTACTGGTCAAGCGGCTAGTAATGTTTGGCGTTTGAATGGCACAACCTGGACGAGCGCAAATATTAATGTTTCAGATACAGTTTATTGGTATGAATCAGGCCAACAGATCTTTGCTTATCTGGCTCAACCACAAGCCAGTCAACCAATCACTGGTATTTTGGAGTTTGACGGCACGAGCTTGAATCCACGGCTCCAACCAGATTGGTTCAATCGCTCGGATTATCTCTTTTTCTTCGAGAATAATTTCTATGCAATTAATCTACTCAATGATTTAGACTCGAAATTTTTAGAAATTCAGCGTTGGAATGGCCAAAATTGGCACGAAATTCAGTTTATGGAAGTGCCTAAGGCCCGTTATAGCCTTGACATGTGGCGCGGCCAACTGTTCATGGTCAATACTGCTGGCAATTTCTACGAAATTAATCCCGATGGCAGTTTGGATGAAATTGCTACAGCTGACGGTGGCATTTATACCATGGCTGGGCGTGATGATGGTGCGCTCTATCTTGGCGGCGATTTCAGCACCATTGATGCGGCGACAACAGGCCCAATTGCGAGCTTTGATGGCACGAATTTCCGGGGCTTGCTGAGCCAGCCCAATGGTCGCGTCAACTCACTGAGTGTTGATCGCAATCATGTGTATGTCGCTGGCGATTTTACCAAAGTGGGCACGGTAGCATCGTTGGGTGTGGCGGTCTTTGTGCCGACCAAGCAGGTCTATTTGCCTGCGGCAATGCGTTAATAATCTACGGGGTTAGCTTTAAATCTATGGATGAATGCTACTGAGAGATTCTGATAACAATTGGGGTTTGGCTCTTGCCAAACCCCAATTGTTGTCGAAGCTTAACTTGACGTTACCCGCAAATATTGCTAAAAATGAATCCTGATGCTAGAATAGTAATTAGAATCATTCTAAGGTTGAAGCACAATGGCAATTATGCAACCTGAAGAGCGGGCGCGTCGCCTATTACGCGAATTGGAACATCATGGCTATCGGCCAACGCCGCAGCGCGAAGCGGTTTGTTGGGCGTTGGCTCGTCATGGCGGGCATCCTACTGCTGCTGAGATTGTCGAAGTCGTTAAGCAGCATGGCATTGGTCAGGCCACGGTTTATAACACGATTACAACCTTGGAAAAGCTGGGGGTTATTCAGCCAATGCCGTTGAATACCGATGAGCACACCCGCTATGACCTCGATACAACTCCGCATATGAACTTTGTGTGTTCGCAATGCGGCGCGATTATCGATTGTCATGCACCACAGCTTGATTTGATGCTGGCACAGATCGCCTCAACCGCCGGAGCAACCTTTGAATCAGCCAATGTGGTGGTCTACGGGCGTTGCGAACGTTGTAAAAATTAAATCAGTAAAGAGTGCTTCGGCACTTTTTATTTAGACTCAATTTAGAATCATTCTAAATAAAACTAATAAAACAGGTTTAATAGCCGAAATTTTTTTATCAGCAATTTAGAATGATTCTCATTGCTAAGGAGCAGGTATCATGACTACCACAAGTGTTAATAGCCGCCACCTGCATGCTGAGGCCCAAGCCGAGCTTGATGAGCTAGCAGCATTGCCATGGATGATGCGCCTAACCGCGATTTGTTTGATCGCCACAGGTTTGGGCTGGGTTGCCGGAAGTGTTGCGGGCGTGCCAACTTGGTTGCCTTGGTTATTGTATGTGGTAGCGTTTGCCAGCGGCGGCTGGTTTCCGCTGGGCAATGCATGGGAAA
This sequence is a window from Herpetosiphon gulosus. Protein-coding genes within it:
- a CDS encoding transcriptional repressor produces the protein MAIMQPEERARRLLRELEHHGYRPTPQREAVCWALARHGGHPTAAEIVEVVKQHGIGQATVYNTITTLEKLGVIQPMPLNTDEHTRYDLDTTPHMNFVCSQCGAIIDCHAPQLDLMLAQIASTAGATFESANVVVYGRCERCKN